The nucleotide sequence ATCTACTGCATCCACATTCAAGTCACCTATGCTCCTCTCTGCCTCTTCCCGGACtgcttccttttcttcttctgtcacaTCGTCCTCTGGTGGCGAGTCAGTGGGAGACACCTGGTCGTCGtgcttgtctcctctcctctgtctcactatctcttcctgcctctctctcactctttcctcAGCGTCCTGGTACAGTGGGCAGCTGAAGTATGGTGCCCCGCCCTCCGCCACTGCCTGCTCGACCTTCTCCAGCAGCTCCTCAACagctttcctctcctctggttCTCCACTGCGGGCTTCCAGCGTGTGGTAGCGGTCACCACATCTTTTCACCAGCTCCTTCAGGTCCTTGCGCCAGGTGACAAGGTATTCCTCCAGCTTCTCATCCTCATCCAGCTCCTCAGTGTAGGTGAAGAGTATGATGGTGTTTGTGCTGACTGCAGAGGGGCCAAACAGCTCCTGCAGGACATCCAACGCCCTGGCCTCTTCATCATCTGGCTGGTTCACAGGGACACACAGCAGGAAAGCATGTGGTCCGGGGCTGGATAAGGCGATAAAGGAGGATATGTGTCTTTTCCTTTCCTGTGAGTCGCAGCCTGAGCCGAACCAGGGTGGACAGGAGACTACCACCACCTGCCGAGAGGTGGCAGAAGCATAAAATCAAGATTGAATAGTGTTTGCACAGCTATTTTTTTCTCTACAGTACATTAATGCTGCAAACTGATGTGTCATATTTAAGATTGATTCAATGACATGGTGTATATGATTTGAAGATGGGAATCTACGGACAGCagtaaatatttgtgtgtgcagtcaTGTAGGTGCATGTGTATATGAGTATGCATATTTATGTTTGTACTCATAttagaggctgacatttttgGGGATTCCTGTAGGATGGGAGTCCATTTCCCTAATTATCATGGGGGGGGGGAATCAACGGTAGCATGCAGACGGGAATCAtaggtttgtttttatatataaatatgcatttCTAATAAGAATATACGCTATTTtctgattttttcttttttaaggaCGAGATgggacaggagtgaaaatcCACCCTTGTGTCACCCTCTAATGTAAATGTATCCATGTGTGGTGTATACACTGTATATGCTCATGTGAGtatgtcttctttcttttttaacttttgtatTTGTCTAAAGAGCAAAATCATTAACATATgaatcatgtaaaaaaaacatgtgtgtTTTGGTATGCTTGTCTTGTATAGTCACTAAATTTAAATGATATTATGTGACattaagatttttttcattgctttgtAATTGAAACCACTTGAATTAAGTGCCAGACATTCTTTATTTTTCCTCATTTGTGTGGTGTTCCTTTATTGAAGTTATGATCCTTCAGAAATCCACCATATCTAACCATTTATGGCTGGCATTTACTCTGCTGTAGCCATTAAATGTGTTACCTCTATATCGTACTGTGCAT is from Micropterus dolomieu isolate WLL.071019.BEF.003 ecotype Adirondacks linkage group LG02, ASM2129224v1, whole genome shotgun sequence and encodes:
- the si:dkeyp-69e1.8 gene encoding GTPase IMAP family member 7; translated protein: MSASAPQSELRLVVLGRPGAGKRSAVCNILDLPDSQDTYAAGIQECRKYRGEAAGRQVVVVSCPPWFGSGCDSQERKRHISSFIALSSPGPHAFLLCVPVNQPDDEEARALDVLQELFGPSAVSTNTIILFTYTEELDEDEKLEEYLVTWRKDLKELVKRCGDRYHTLEARSGEPEERKAVEELLEKVEQAVAEGGAPYFSCPLYQDAEERVRERQEEIVRQRRGDKHDDQVSPTDSPPEDDVTEEEKEAVREEAERSIGDLNVDAVDRIFPSASVSRSSHPDSFLWGLWGKLADWMRWLRSLVRGEALLGSLVSLFVGGQVGGMMGATVGSVATEVGRRKTHKTK